The Macrobrachium nipponense isolate FS-2020 chromosome 8, ASM1510439v2, whole genome shotgun sequence nucleotide sequence aaaattagccgttatataaagttttatatatggaaatgtgcgcaatttcatgcacaatacaactaaaaacaacacatggttgtagcttttatcagttttgagatattttcatataaataacgataattgccaaaatttcaaccttcggtcaactttgactctaccgaaatggtcgaaaaacgcaattgtaagctaaaacgcttatattctagtaatattcaatcatttaccttcattttgcaacaaattggaagtctctagcacaatatttcgatttatggtgaatttatgaaaaaaataacattttcttcaaGTCCGCGCaggaactcttccgaaaaaatcatacatgcgattgtggtaatgtttgcaccattttaaattagccgttacataaagttttatatatgaaaatgtgcgcaatttcatgtagaatacaacaataaataattggaggttgtagcttttctcatttttgaaatatttgcatataaatcaccataaatagaaaaaaaaccacgttcggtcaactttgattctaccgaaatggtcgaaaaacgcaattgtaagctaaaactcttacagtctagtaatattcagtcatttatcttcatcttgaaacaaattcgaagtctctagcaaaatatttagattcatggtgaattttaaaaaaatctttccttccctctgcgcgcggattctccgccacaaatctccgaaatgcgtacgtcccattctcggaatatttgctccgtttcatattaggcatttcatagagttttatatatgaaaatgtgtgcaatttcatgtagaataaaacgaaaaatatttgaaggttgtagcttttcttatttccgaaataattgcatataaaaaacatatgtataaaaaaattcgacattcagtcaactttaactcgtcagatatggtcgaaaactgcaattgtaagctaatactcttacagtatagtaatattcaatcatttgtcttcattttgaaagaaattggaagtctctactacaatatttagatttatcgtgaatttttgaaaaaaatatttgtttaagtccgtgcattacgaattcatgcattattttgtgataatattttctctgtgttgcttttatcattttacaatgtgttatataccacaatgatcgcaatttagtgtacattacaacgaaaaaaaagtaacttgttacctttaaccgttttgcgcacagcgcgatttgaatacaattatatatgaaatttcgtttttgcgctatcatatatcgcattatttatatatgataatgataatttttttcatttctgatggttgcatactaaacttcaggcaatgacaaaaaaaggagccaaaaattaactcttaatcttgaaaactaagcgcgctgtgattttttgaaaaaaatattttttccgcttccgcgctcactctgaaacacctccggcacacgcgagacaatttttttttaccgcttcggcgtttaagggttaattttcaaatttgctaacctaagtctcctcaGGACCtccttaagcacttccatgtGATGCTCGATCGAATCTGTTTGAATATGCTTTTACTGAAATAAATATCAACAGACACTGAAAAACATAGCTTTTGTAAGCTAGGCTTCTCACAACACAAATATATAGGTACAATAACATAAGCATTCAAACAATACAAAAGGAAAGTCATATACATAGATTGCTGGCAACAATTGGAGAATTAAATGCTTCAGCGACACACGTGAAAAAACACACATGAAAGCCACTTACCCTACGCAAAAATTAAGATTTCAAAGAAAATGTAAGATAAAACGCATTCCAAGACAGGTCGAGAAACTAGGTACAATCCatctattttctttcctttttctcaaCTGCTGAGTAAACTACTATCTTGAAACTTACAGCTTTATGATTTTAGGAAAGATTCATAGAAATAATGTTTCCTAAGAAGTCAAATACAGAACGTGTTAATACTTACCAATATGACCAGCAATCCATGTAGCCCATTGTGTAATGATATAAGACACATCATTGGGGCACAAAAATGCTACACGTTGTTGTGAAATGCCTTTCTCTAATAGATTTTGTATTAAATATGCCAGGTGATTGCTGGAAagaaaaagtacaaattattaataactcatttttagtttttcatcattttaattGTTAGTTATATAAAGTAATGCTAAAATCTGaggcgacatgattctttttgcatCATCCAAAATCTCAGACTCAACACATTTCCAAGTAGttttaaacttttctcatttctaatgtcatacatgtcaacaagtttacaaattcacagctagcactattttccCTATGGTTATTTAAATATGATACCTTTTTGCACTGGTATCATGCATAACCTGTGTAATTTGaacttacatatttttattttttaacattgttTAGCTCAAAgcacggtgtgataaggttagtggTGCCGTCAATGACAGCGGACTTAACATGTTCCTTGGGCTTGtcaacatttgtttgtttgtttgtatggtgtttttacgttgcatggaaccagtggttattcagcaacagaaccaacggctttacgtgacttcataaCCATGTTGagtgtgaatttctatcaccagaaatgcacatctctctcACCTCAATTGAATGTCCGAGatttgaactcgcggccaccgaggtggtacgccaacatcaTGCCGACCAAGCCACCGAGGCTGGTCTACGTAACTACTTCTGCAGCATTAAAACAGTAAACCTAATGTGcttaacagtcataacaacattttcaaaaaatgtatttttgcaaAACTATTCATATTTTGCAAAACTATTCATAagactaaaaaaataatcaaagccTTCCGAGATGTAATCTGTTAAAACCGAATTTATTTGTAGTGATTACAGTTGACCCCTGCCTAATCACAATTCAGGATTCGCAGCTTAACCTATtaacagatttttctgtggaagcTATCACCAAATTATTTGTGAAAAACACTGgtttacaaattttatttattttgctctgaGGCAAGGATGTGAATAggtgttttttttactaattttgatgtgctgaattcaaatttctgtacagttttgctctatcacctctagttttttgCTTTTACATATCCCCTTTTAATTATGCtgcatataaattcaaaatataaatatttgtttttgctcTGAGGTAAGGATGTGAATAGAAAATTTTTACTAATTTTGATGTGGTGAATTCAAATTTTTGAACAGCTATGCTCTAtcaactctattttttttttttttgctttcacataTCTCCTTTTAATTATACcacatataaattcaaaatataatgttttattacatctgttacaaaggcatattacataaaaaatcaaCATAGATACAGAACATTGATGGAACTAAATTTATTTGGATAATACAATTCACACAAATCATAGTACAGCAGACATTTAGAAGTGAGTTTTTTAGGATGATCTTGTGTACTTTGCCTCCTGGTTGGCATGCAAGAACATCCAGCAGAAGTCCCCCCCATCATGCTGGGTTTCCACTTGCCTTAGTAGTTGCTCTCCTTCTTAGTAATatcttggtggaacctttctccaTGCTCATCACTCACTGCCCCAAGAAGTTGAGGTGGGAGTGGAGAGTCAATTTTTAGTGACATTCGGCATCCCATATCTTCACAAAACTGTAACAACTTCTCGATAAACTCTCGGTAATCTGGTACCCGTGTGTTACCAAGGAAGCCATTGCAAACTGATTTAGATGCTTCTCATGCTCTCAATTCCTTTAAGGTAAGAAGTTCCTCAAAATCCATATCGGATCTGAGGTCTTATGAAGATGCCCTCCTTGAGATTAACAGAACTCAGCGCTGGGAACAGGATGCACAAGTGCTGGAAGGCAACATCATTTTTGTCCATGGCCTTCACAAAATCCTACATTAAACCAAGCTTGATATGGAAAGGAGGAAGAAGCACCTTGTTCATGTCCACTAGAGGATTTTCTTTGACATTGTTTTCACCAGGCACGAAAGTGCTCCTAGACCCCCATCCTTCTGCTTGTAGTGCTTGGATACAGCCTGACTATCCCAGAGACAGAGGAAAAGCAGTCCTTTGTGAAGCCAGCTTGCATACCCATAAGGAGCCAAGTGACCATGAGGTCCCTACAGAGACTCCACTGGTACTGGCTGTACTTGACAACTTCTAAAATGAGCTCCATGTTATTATATGACTCCTTCAGATGGACTGAGTGGGCAATGGGAATGCTGGGGCATTTATTCCCATTGTGCAGGAGCACAGGCTTGAAACTTCGCTTGGAAGAGTCTATGAAAAGATGCCATTCTGAGGGATTGAGTGGGAAACCAAGGAAGGTGAACAAGCCAGAGACATTTGTGCAGTAGCGCAACCTGTTTTCCATGTCGGAAAATGAAGCGAAGTCTTTGTTCCGTGTCCTGAAACTGGTGATCCTAACATCTGCCTTGACCAGGTTACACTGCATCACCCGGGATACCAAGAGCTCTGACTGCTGCTTTGATAGATACATATCACGGGCAATGTCATTCAGGTCTCCCTATGTGATCCAGTATGGCTCGTTGCCACTTGCTCCTGAATAAACAGAGACATTGCCTTCAGTAGAGACTGACTTGGCAGAGCCTTCCCCTAAAGGCATTTCTTCATCTGATGAAGGAAGAAGATCCTTATTTGCTGGAGGTGTAGGGACAGGGAGATCATCTGAGTGAGGAATAGGTCTTATAGCTGAGAGAGGTTTgggatattttatcttttttctagaAGTGTTGAAACCAGTTATATTTGTTACACCAAAATAACAATCATCTACATGGCTTTGTGGCTCTCTCCAGACCATCGGAACAGCAAAGTTGAAGGCCACTTTCTTGCCGTTATACCTTGCAGTTAGTCCATTGTAGCAGGGTTTACAACAGATGTGTGGGGCCCAGGATTCATCTTGATCTCCAATTTTACAGTCAAAATAATGAAAGCATGTAGTTCTCAGGAGGGAAATAATTGTTCGGAGCTGTGGAACTGTGAAATCCCCACCCACGTAGCAGAATGAATTTGCCTTGTTGATGCATCTTCAGTGTTTTGAAGTGCCTGAAGTCATTTTAGAGATATGTATTAGCATCATATAGCATATGGTTATGTGAATTTTAGCAAAATCATGATATAAACATATATCCAACATATAAAACGGTTATGTAACATGAATGTCATGCAGCACTAACCGTCTGCTCTCACTGCCAGTAGGCTACTGGTGTACCCAGCTGCATTGCATGTCAGGGTTGCCAGATGCTTTTAGTAAAAATAGAGCATGTAAATTTTCTAAAAAGACCACAATTcctaaaatttctaaataaaaaaaaacactttgtccTATATAGGACACATCTGGTAGACATCAATGAATGTacaaatttatatacatgtatacatgtacagtATATCTCAAAAACTTGAGGTGATGAGTGAAAACTGGTTTCGAATCTGAAATCAGCACCCCAAAAGTAGgctaaaacaattatttttatgctTGCCTCAATTTCTCTATAAACCAGTGAAATTAGGTAATTTGCAGATTTCttcattgagaaatattcactaattactgtattttcatgaataaatacactttttatgataaaaaatgatttactaatttttaaatattaacattatagtaaacaaagcaaaactatcaataaaatgtatttatttttcaatgcatATTAAATATTAAGGTACTGTATAGAGTATATAACTTTCACAGTGTTTCCAAAATTACTGTATAAAGAATATGGGACTGCTTCAATAATgtatgagagaaaatggatgtaCTTGAAAATAGGAGAAATGGGAATAGTTTTCACACTTAGTTGTAAGCCATATATTTTTATGGGTTATATTGTAACATGATATTAAAGTGTTTTACATGATATTTTAAGGTATATTCTATGAAGGATGATAGTTTGTATATTCTATGAAGtgtgatagtttaaggtataaaTTTGGTGTTCGaactattaaaattaattatctaAATAGCCAGTTCTAAGCATTTCTAGAAGGGGGATGTCAAGTATTCGCGGGTGTTGGTGGTCCTTATCTCTGCTGAATACCAAGGAAAGACTGTACCTGTTCTTTGacaaataaaagatgatgatgatttcaattatatagagaaaatggctattaatctaaatatatacatacaggtagtccccgggttacgacgggttcggcttaagacgttccgaggttaaggcgcttttcaattatattcatcagaaattatttccagggttacaacgcatgttacAGGCTTAcaacgcctacaatgctcatctggcacaagaaatatgacacaaaaaatgcaaaataatcaatatttgaaggttttttggatgaaaaatgcaataagaatgcagtttacatagttttcgaTGCACcctaagcattaaaagtaaggttttctttgcatttttcacgatgttccggcttacaacgcgtctcaagaacagaacccccttcgtaacccggggactgccggtatttctgggctcgacctgtgtcgcccagtgaaatgttccttatagcactcatttctaggtataaataaatgctaaatataccagagaaaaaagccatatggaatgccagagttactacttccggctcgctcaccctcatagggtgtcggtatagcaaaGGAGCAAGTGGAAACCACtatcacagatgctttgccaattagatctctcctctctcaaaatcccccctctagagaggtgccgttacaacatctaccttccgctcgctactactacctctgccaagagCCCTCATTCGTGAACTAGCACTCGTAGTGTATACACGCACTGTTTCCGCTGTTTCTAGGAACTGTTTTTGTGGAGCATCATGTCTTCCCTACGCCAAGAatcttcttcatctaagttgagtattccatttattgATTTTGAGCACGATGGGGTACGATGCATacaatattttgccttttttaagaCTTGTTCATTTGTTCATGGGAGCCGGGCATGACGCCTCTTCCGAGTCAGCCATTTTGGATGCATGGTTGGCCACGTGCATTGTTATATCAGAATTTTATTATGCTGTGTAATTTATCTTCACCGTTTAGCACTTCACAGTATAGGCTACTGTTGTTGTATAATTTCACTGTATCGTTCCTGACGAGTACTGAGAGCCTTGTTTCTTACGGTTTGatccttacgttattagcctattatagggccTTTTTCGTTATCATCAGACCCTCAGGAGCGAGTTGGTTCCCTTATGTGCGTACGGTGAAATGCTTCATACTACGTTATGTGCGAGTACATATTGTGGTTTAGgcatcctaggctagcctagtggTACGCCAGTTTAGTTTTAAGAGGTGAAGATTCCTCATTTATTCGCGGTGCTCATGCAGGTATGTTTCTAGTTTAGTTAATTATTGATTATAATCTTGTATTGCTATATTTGATGAGGTTGGGAGTTCTTCATGATGAACCTACCCTAGCCtatccgaccagacctaggctaggttttggagggtaggctagGCGGGTTGAGTATGTCCCACCACCCTTAGTGGCTCCTAGTACCACCAACCCGaccaggcagatatgtttgcttggagggttgcccaggactagagagttcctctcttgttacaTATGTAGGGGCTAGGCCTatcttacctgaccagatcgataaattcgattttggagggttgagttaggttctaggTGTCCTCTTCGTGATGTCCTTATAGGAGCCAtcttagcctacctgaccagatctgaGATCCGAtttcggagggttaggctaggaTCTTAGTTGGGTGCGGTTTTCTCCCCCCTTTTTCGtcagtacttccaataattcctcatcaattattttatgaattaattttgttgaGTGTAGCCTCGGCCATTGCCCCCTTTAGGATGTCAGTTGGCCAACCGTCTTctgcccctttagtagtaggctagttaACGGCTTCTCGAGAAGTGGTAATCACTGATCGattgctgtggccaggcgatcacgagtcttccactctcctccagacacccCGCCCCCACACCCCGTCCCAGACTCGTTCCGGCATTGCTTTGTTAGCTCGCTGTCCAAGTAATCCTACCAATGAACGACAGCTAGAGCGTTGAGCACGGTCCTGGGGATTAGTCAGAGGAGATTGggggattagtagattatgtaatctctgttggtaGGTCTCCGGGCCTGTTTATTCCAGCGAGGTGCGGTCTACCATCACATCCGCCAGGAGGCTATACGCTGGAGTTTACGTACTGCtgttccgccgctctgttttccgtacttctctagggttatcgctgcttccccactccagtgggggcggaactaggcttagagatgcatttctaattgacttggaactgctactcttctccggtgcgatcagattcaggcttaagttttacctattttccctgttctgctcatatcaggccaactccgccggttataactacagtggtcccccgtattcgcgggggatgcgtaccagacccccccgtgaatagttagaatccgcgaatgtttggaaccccctccAAAAATACTCATAAAACTTAGCTATCcttaacatgcaaacaccaaagtagctaaaaagaccatccttcatcaaatatacataaaacatcctattatggttcatattaatctttgaaatattactaatactgttttaaagtaaatcttacattttatggttatacatatatacgtacatacgtattatgtacgtactgcatgacttagttacgtatgtgaaaataattcagtccccccataagtattcagtcatgcacgttttctttcatactgttactatttgagacatccattttctttttacaagggaaacaaatgtatgtgaaatcacaagcgatagagagaaagaacaaaagttgtatgaacattaaacaattgttttacgCTAGTACAACATATGTAAACCGGGTACTCACccgtgatgaatgttgattaaagatgatgatgatgaattagccgtgcagtccgatgaatgacgatgaagatatgactgcacagctaaacaaaggagttacatatcctctgagggcgcctcttcaccttcaggaggcgcttcgggaggcagtgactcaggcgatttgggaggcacttcttcaggcgattcaagaggcactacttcaggcgatttgggaggctttggagggtctttcttcgttcgtgtgatgaacattgtgattggcaactgctgccgttgcttcttcatggtggtgagagcttgattatagggctccaatgctgtgtctagaatattagaaaacttcaaggagcgctccatgtaaggatcccatgttgcgacaaactcctggaggtcgtttaccattttttttaacttgggacaggcgttccaaagtcaggccctcctcctcctcctcctgatcctctcctgaacctggagtgtcttcttcctcgctggcggacttcgtcagctcttccaagtcctggtcggtaagggggtcagagtgggcatcagTGAGGGTGCCGACTTCTTCCTCAGTGATATCGTCAAACCCCTCaccaccaagaatttttgccaactggactgccttattaatggctgaatgctggatttcctggggagaaaagcctgtataattatggacacagtctggccacaacttactccagcaggcattcagtgtctccttcttcatgtccttcaacgaccggtcaatgacagacagacacgtggCAATCGTGAATTTACGCCAATAATCTTTCAGTGTAAATTCACTGTTacggtccattgcatcaacaaggtgctggagggagttcccggtgtagagtgccttgaaggcacggatgacgccctgatccataggctggaggagagaggtggtgttgggaggaagGAACTCAAGCTGGACTCCTTTGGAATAAAGATCGAGAGGGTAGCCACTAGCGTTGTCCTTTATCAGCAAGACCTTGAAGTTGATGTCCAAATCggccaggtattgcctaacttgaggaatgaaactctggtgaaaccagtactctgtcaggactttggtgatccaggccttgggattatgcatccagaagacgggcagtaacgccttgttcttgttcttgagtgCCCTGGAATTTGCAGCCTTGTtaatgaggcctggtttcagtATGAAACCAGCCGCATTCCCGCACATCAGgagggtcaccctgtccttttgtgccttgaatccggaggctttagcttcatccttcataagGTACGTCCGGGACGACATTTTCTTCCAAAACAGGCCAGTTCCGTCCATATTGAAAACCTGTTCTGggcgatatcctttctcctggattattttcatgaaggcctgcggatattttgcggctgcctctttgtctgcagatgcagcttccccatgtagggaaacagactttagatggaaccttttctggaaccaatggaaccatcctttgctagcctgaaatccttggggagctgaggacggtcccggttgtggttcttcttcttcgtcttcctcttcaggagctggttctccaaagcccaagaattccaacgtcccttcttcatcgccttccagtgcctccacatcttcggcttcggcttcctcttcctcaccaccttgtgaagcagtaggagttgatagctgctggtagatCTGCCGTGCTTTTTGGCGTATGATGTTGGAGTCAAGGGGCACGTTCTTCTTCCTGCAGTCCTTTATCCAGAACGcgagtgcagattccattttcacaatggtTTTGTCTCTCACTGTGGACACAGCCTTTGCGGTGCCATAGAATGTCATActaacactttttcttatttcattttcttttttctttatatatctaactgtgctctcattcactttgaaatggcggccgactgcagcgtaactttttccctccttcaacatatcgagaagtttcaccttctcgtcaagcttcattacagtcttctttcttttagcttcttggccagaagccttagaaggagcagggcGCTTTTTAGGGGCCATTTTCGGTACGATGCACACAGATATTTGCTGATACACACAAGAGCTTAGCGTTAACGTTTGCGTATACCCGTAAGTTTCTGCGCAGTGAGGCTGCTCGGGTACTAGATGTGcgatacccacaattccatctcTGCAAAATGGGGCCAGGGTtcaaccaatcaacaccaagtgtacaaccaatgagcgacaaggaaaatgaatgctgctcctggattggctgctgtgcagacaacagccaatagcgttttaaatatcatttcgtTTGGGTACTGCTCTAAGAAGGCGTAACGGCAAcataagatttgtttatctgcggaaagttggcttgggtacagcatcttttaagaaaacccgACTTTGTTACcgacattttgctgtgtttacatgaaagtattacagaactgtaatatttgaaaattaataaagctttttttcatcataaaaatttattttgtcacgaaaatatattcattatgtacgtatgaaaaatacacgtacatgtacgtactgcGTGCCGCAGACAGAAAAATATGTACCCtgctacaaatatgtatataatcattgtcttacgtactttagatatggtctgcatacttttattatcatcctaaaacaatttatgtatgtacgtacatacatatcataattagaaatcttaaaaaatttcataaaatgtacagccTGCACAATGCGTACCCAATTGACCCAATACGTATTTATGTAAGTTCAATGGCAGTGTTGCTAAACTAATGCATTTCACGCTAGATCTGGAGTGTTCAGATTTAATCTAGCaccattgttttccaatttgcGCGGTCGcgcaatcctagagatttttatgattatctaaCGTGAAATTTGGCGTGTTATTGAAggtaatgaacaaattattaataatatattaacacagtggtgcttaaaaatctgccctgacgccaattttacaaaaacaataactgtcacgtgtgtgacacacctttgaatgtctttgagacaaaccctaaggctataattataagattagtataggggttgtttttcatttccaggtactgcttaaatctccttcctacatccgccctgcccttgatctctctctcttttctacatcttacagttatccaagtgagagttttttttatgggataacataggccctccaattgctttttcatctggaaaatatttattttgtatacaattgcctttctcggctgtgaagttgatgtctatccgtggctgtgagatgaccaggaatgacatgtaagtcagtgtcaaagtaactctacacttcagtcagaccaaaactttgttgccatattgtattcaagcaatacatattctgttattgtttcctatctatcattttgtgtgtgtgtgagagagagagagagagagagagagagagagagagagagagagagagagagagagagagagagagagagagatggctgtacgtatacgattgtttattttctcagtaGCCAAACtgactctgttatgctttatttcatattatcttgctgaccaatttatacctacgatatttttattcaattcattacattaagatttataaggaatatctaataaacagaataaccatatcattatgaaatgtcCTTGTATGAATAGTAAACACATAAAAATTCGCATCCGCGAATAGCCGGGGATGACTgcgaataattatgtatatgttccacagagaaacccgcgaatgggcgagtccttccgcaaataatttctagataggttccaaagaaaaatccgcgaatcagtgagtccgcgaatccggagaacgcaaatacggggggtccactgtattgtgataacgagattatggattccggagcaggcagAGACATTCAGACCttaatgttaagaaaatttattatgtagcctctgttggtatgtcttcGGGCCTGTGTCTATTTCAGcaaggtgtggtctaccatcacattcGCCAGGATGTTATACGCCGGAGTTCTTAGTACCGctgttcccgccgctctgttttccgtattTCTCTGGTGTTAccactccggtgggggcggaactaggcttagagaatgcgtttccaattgacttggaattgctactctactccggtgcgatcagactcaggcttaggttttaccttgtttccctgttctgcttgTATCAGGCCAACTCCGCCGGTCATAGCTATTGCGATAACGAGATTacgga carries:
- the LOC135223335 gene encoding malonate--CoA ligase ACSF3, mitochondrial-like, with translation MENRLRYCTNVSGLFTFLGFPLNPSEWHLFIDSSKRSFKPVLLHNGNKCPSIPIAHSVHLKESYNNMELILEVVNNHLAYLIQNLLEKGISQQRVAFLCPNDVSYIITQWATWIAGHIAVPLFPKHPTSQLEYYVRDSESSIIVTTSTLAGKIKPILSGQHVIVLEEYFFNENMESSDVDETEGNYSEDFYAVSDAMIIYTSGTTGLPKGTHKPQFSLYFFSK
- the LOC135223336 gene encoding tigger transposable element-derived protein 1-like; amino-acid sequence: MTFYGTAKAVSTVRDKTIVKMESALAFWIKDCRKKNVPLDSNIIRQKARQIYQQLSTPTASQGDKEAAAKYPQAFMKIIQEKGYRPEQVFNMDGTGLFWKKMSSRTYLMKDEAKASGFKAQKDRVTLLMCGNAAGFILKPGLINKAANSRALKNKNKALLPVFWMHNPKAWITKVLTEYWFHQSFIPQVRQYLADLDINFKVLLIKDNASGYPLDLYSKGVQLEFLPPNTTSLLQPMDQGVIRAFKALYTGNSLQHLVDAMDRNSEFTLKDYWRKFTIATCLSVIDRSLKDMKKETLNACWTIRPIPHSDDLPVPTPPANKDLLPSSDEEMPLGEGSAKSVSTEGNVSVYSGASGNEPYWIT